From a single Labrenzia sp. PHM005 genomic region:
- the hisA gene encoding 1-(5-phosphoribosyl)-5-[(5-phosphoribosylamino)methylideneamino]imidazole-4-carboxamide isomerase, which translates to MILFPAIDLKDGQCVRLKLGDMDQATVFNDDPGAQAKVFEDQGFEWLHVVDLNGAFAGESVNGAAVDAILKSTKNPVQLGGGIRTLDHIEAWLDKGISRVILGTVAVRDPDLVKQACKKFPGNVAVGIDAKGGYVAVEGWAETSELTAVSLAKQFEDAGVSAIIYTDIDRDGILKGLNIPSTLELAQAVSIPVIASGGLASIDDIHQLLEPECAILEGAISGRALYDGRLDPTEAMDLIRTSRSKAS; encoded by the coding sequence ATGATCCTGTTTCCCGCCATCGATTTGAAAGACGGCCAATGCGTGCGCTTGAAACTCGGCGACATGGACCAGGCAACTGTGTTCAACGACGATCCGGGCGCTCAGGCCAAAGTTTTTGAAGATCAAGGCTTCGAGTGGCTGCATGTGGTTGACCTCAATGGCGCCTTCGCCGGAGAAAGCGTCAATGGCGCTGCGGTCGATGCCATTTTGAAGTCGACGAAAAACCCGGTTCAACTCGGCGGCGGGATTCGGACGCTGGACCATATCGAAGCATGGCTGGACAAGGGCATCAGCCGAGTAATCCTCGGCACCGTTGCGGTCCGGGATCCAGACCTGGTCAAACAAGCCTGCAAAAAATTCCCGGGCAATGTTGCCGTCGGGATCGATGCCAAGGGTGGCTATGTCGCCGTTGAAGGCTGGGCGGAAACGTCTGAGCTAACGGCTGTCAGCTTGGCGAAGCAGTTCGAGGATGCAGGCGTTTCGGCGATCATCTATACGGACATCGACCGGGACGGCATCTTGAAAGGCCTCAACATCCCGTCGACCTTAGAACTTGCCCAAGCCGTCTCCATTCCTGTGATCGCTTCCGGCGGTCTGGCTTCCATCGACGATATCCATCAGCTGTTGGAACCCGAGTGCGCCATCCTGGAAGGCGCAATTTCCGGCCGCGCGCTCTATGATGGCCGCCTCGACCCAACAGAAGCGATGGACCTGATCCGCACCAGCCGGAGCAAAGCCTCATGA
- the hisF gene encoding imidazole glycerol phosphate synthase subunit HisF, with amino-acid sequence MTLKARVIPCLDVKDGRVVKGVNFVDLVDAGDPVEAAKAYDAAGADELCFLDITASHEGRDTIYDVVRRTAEACFMPVTVGGGVRTVEDIRKLLIAGADKVSINTAAVNNPEFVKEAAEKFGAQCIVVSIDAKQVNEPGEPEKFEIFTHGGRNQTGIDAIEFAKKVVALGAGELLVTSMDRDGTKSGYNLALTRAIADAVPVPVIASGGVGNLEHMVEGIRDGHATAVLAASIFHFGEYTIHETKQHMTDAGIAMRMDG; translated from the coding sequence ATGACCCTCAAAGCCCGTGTCATACCCTGCCTCGATGTCAAAGACGGCCGTGTCGTCAAGGGCGTCAATTTCGTGGACCTCGTGGATGCCGGAGATCCGGTGGAAGCGGCCAAGGCCTATGATGCAGCCGGGGCTGACGAGCTCTGCTTTTTGGACATTACCGCCAGCCATGAGGGCCGGGACACGATCTATGACGTTGTGCGGCGGACCGCTGAGGCGTGTTTCATGCCGGTGACTGTCGGCGGCGGCGTGCGCACCGTGGAGGATATCCGCAAACTCCTGATTGCCGGGGCAGACAAGGTGTCGATCAACACGGCCGCGGTCAATAATCCGGAATTCGTCAAGGAAGCGGCAGAAAAATTCGGCGCGCAATGCATCGTCGTTTCCATTGATGCCAAGCAGGTCAATGAGCCCGGCGAACCGGAGAAATTCGAGATCTTTACCCACGGCGGGCGCAATCAAACCGGAATTGACGCCATTGAATTTGCCAAGAAGGTGGTCGCGCTGGGAGCAGGCGAACTTCTTGTGACGTCCATGGACCGCGACGGCACAAAGTCTGGCTATAATCTGGCGCTGACGCGGGCGATCGCCGATGCTGTGCCCGTTCCGGTCATTGCCTCTGGAGGTGTTGGCAACTTGGAGCATATGGTGGAAGGGATCCGGGATGGCCATGCAACAGCTGTTCTGGCCGCGTCGATCTTCCACTTCGGCGAATACACCATTCACGAAACCAAACAGCATATGACGGACGCAGGCATTGCCATGCGGATGGACGGCTGA
- a CDS encoding phosphoribosyl-ATP diphosphatase: MTKFTLEDLDVIIAARAKSADEMSYTRKLVGKGVAKCAQKLGEEAVEAAIAAVKEDRKELTSEAADLLYHLLVVLNVLNVPLDDVMAELAGRTGQTGLEEKASRQQE; encoded by the coding sequence ATGACGAAGTTCACACTGGAAGACCTCGACGTCATTATTGCTGCACGTGCGAAGAGCGCGGACGAGATGTCCTATACGCGCAAGCTCGTCGGCAAGGGCGTTGCCAAATGCGCTCAGAAACTGGGAGAAGAAGCAGTGGAGGCGGCGATTGCCGCCGTCAAAGAAGACCGGAAGGAACTGACCTCAGAAGCCGCAGATCTGCTTTACCATTTGCTGGTGGTTCTGAATGTCTTAAATGTTCCGCTCGATGATGTCATGGCAGAGCTTGCAGGGCGCACGGGACAAACCGGTCTTGAGGAAAAGGCATCCCGCCAACAGGAGTGA
- the coaA gene encoding type I pantothenate kinase, with protein sequence MDQKVATALDMDLSPYRVFTERQWSRLRADTPMTLTEQEVAQLQGLNAPVSMEQVEAIYLPLSRLLAFYAEATVGLHQATQDFLGTRDGKTPFIIGVAGSVSVGKSTTSRVLRELLARWPASPKVDLITTDGFLFPNAILESEGLMSKKGFPESFDRPRLLKFLSDIKAGKRNVRAPVYSHFYYDVMPGHTVTVDKPDILIVEGLNVLQTRELPRDGRAVPFVSDFFDFSVYMDADEELLRQWYVDRFMRLRETAFRDPGSYFHKYSRITDEEAVETANKIWAEINLLNLRENILPTRPRADLILTKNASHRISKVALRKV encoded by the coding sequence ATGGATCAAAAAGTCGCCACTGCGCTGGACATGGATTTATCCCCCTACCGGGTGTTCACAGAACGCCAGTGGTCACGCTTGCGGGCGGACACGCCCATGACCTTGACCGAACAGGAAGTTGCCCAGCTTCAAGGCCTCAACGCCCCGGTTTCCATGGAACAAGTGGAAGCGATCTATCTGCCACTGTCCCGCCTTCTGGCTTTTTATGCAGAAGCCACCGTTGGCCTTCACCAGGCGACCCAGGACTTTCTTGGAACACGGGACGGCAAGACGCCATTTATCATTGGTGTTGCTGGATCTGTTTCCGTTGGAAAATCGACCACCAGCCGCGTTTTGCGCGAACTTCTGGCCCGCTGGCCGGCCAGCCCGAAAGTCGATTTGATTACAACGGACGGATTTCTGTTTCCCAATGCCATTCTGGAATCCGAAGGCCTAATGTCCAAAAAGGGTTTTCCGGAAAGCTTCGACCGGCCGCGTCTGCTGAAATTCCTCTCCGATATCAAAGCCGGCAAACGCAATGTCCGCGCACCCGTCTATTCGCACTTCTATTATGATGTCATGCCAGGCCACACGGTCACCGTCGACAAGCCGGACATTTTGATTGTTGAGGGTTTGAACGTATTGCAAACGCGCGAATTGCCGAGGGATGGCCGGGCGGTTCCGTTTGTGTCCGACTTCTTCGACTTTTCTGTCTACATGGACGCCGATGAGGAACTGCTGCGGCAATGGTATGTCGACCGCTTTATGCGCCTCAGAGAAACCGCCTTCCGCGATCCCGGCTCTTACTTCCATAAGTATTCCCGCATCACGGACGAAGAAGCGGTCGAAACTGCCAATAAAATCTGGGCTGAGATCAACTTGTTGAATCTTCGGGAAAACATTCTGCCGACCCGCCCGAGAGCGGACCTGATCCTGACAAAAAATGCGAGTCACCGCATTTCCAAGGTGGCGCTGCGCAAGGTCTGA
- a CDS encoding methyl-accepting chemotaxis protein, which produces MSFARWPITWKISLPIATILLFTFAICVISLNSLYSAMFEERIAKIEDISNSAVSIAAYYHGQETTGAMSREDAQAAAKAAIGAIRFEGNNYVFAYNYNGINLVHPKASLVGTNMMDFKDKTGVRIIAELTSKAKAGGGSVLYYWPRANSEVPVAKYGWGADFSPWNWWVGTGVYMDDLDAAYWNAAMVIIALGLVGAAIAISIAVIAVRATVRPLKQLTNSMNRLAEGEIGIDIEGAGRGDEIGQMASAMEIFVQNETERRNLEQQQNASQEDAARKGAEIQQLSGEFDQQIMEMMSTIDSSVQNLQSASADMTGVAAQTTEQSGFVSNASSQASHNVETVAAAAEELSASVSEISRQVQSSSQIAAKAASEAEATNQRMDGLSESAGRIGEVVTLIQAIAEQTNLLALNATIEAARAGEAGKGFAVVASEVKELATQTSKATEEISSQITAIQDETGHAASAISSVTEIINNMNEIASSIASSVEEQGVATQEIATNATEASRSTVEVTTSIESVASAAENTKDTAGNVEASAQQLEQNAGMLRDQVATFLSEVRKRSAA; this is translated from the coding sequence ATGTCCTTTGCGCGCTGGCCCATCACCTGGAAGATAAGTCTCCCAATTGCTACGATTTTGCTCTTCACGTTTGCGATTTGTGTGATCAGTCTCAACAGCCTTTATTCGGCAATGTTTGAAGAACGTATCGCCAAAATCGAGGATATCTCGAACAGCGCCGTATCGATCGCTGCATATTATCACGGGCAAGAAACGACCGGCGCGATGAGCCGCGAAGATGCTCAAGCGGCTGCAAAGGCGGCGATTGGCGCCATCCGCTTCGAAGGCAACAATTACGTTTTTGCTTACAACTACAACGGCATCAACCTGGTGCACCCTAAGGCTTCCCTTGTGGGCACCAACATGATGGATTTCAAAGATAAAACTGGCGTGCGGATCATCGCGGAATTGACCAGCAAGGCGAAGGCCGGCGGAGGTTCTGTTTTGTATTATTGGCCGCGCGCCAACAGCGAAGTACCTGTCGCCAAATATGGCTGGGGCGCCGATTTCTCCCCGTGGAACTGGTGGGTTGGAACAGGCGTCTATATGGACGATCTGGACGCGGCCTACTGGAATGCAGCCATGGTCATCATCGCGCTTGGGCTTGTTGGGGCAGCGATTGCCATTTCGATAGCGGTCATTGCGGTGCGTGCAACGGTTCGTCCGCTCAAGCAATTGACAAACAGCATGAATCGCCTGGCAGAGGGTGAAATTGGTATAGACATTGAAGGCGCCGGCCGGGGCGATGAGATTGGTCAGATGGCGTCTGCGATGGAAATCTTCGTCCAGAACGAGACTGAGCGCCGTAACCTTGAACAACAACAAAATGCCAGCCAGGAAGATGCGGCGCGCAAAGGTGCGGAAATCCAGCAACTCAGCGGTGAGTTTGATCAGCAAATCATGGAAATGATGAGCACGATCGACAGCTCAGTCCAGAACCTCCAGTCGGCGTCAGCGGACATGACCGGTGTTGCAGCTCAGACGACCGAACAAAGCGGATTTGTTTCCAATGCTTCTTCTCAGGCTTCCCATAATGTTGAGACGGTGGCAGCAGCAGCGGAAGAATTATCGGCGTCGGTCAGCGAAATCAGCCGCCAGGTACAATCTTCCAGCCAGATTGCTGCCAAAGCAGCCAGCGAAGCGGAAGCAACCAACCAGCGGATGGATGGTCTGTCTGAATCGGCCGGCCGAATTGGCGAGGTTGTCACGCTCATTCAAGCCATTGCCGAGCAGACCAACTTGCTGGCACTGAATGCGACCATTGAGGCCGCCCGTGCCGGTGAAGCGGGCAAAGGTTTCGCAGTTGTTGCATCGGAAGTGAAGGAACTGGCGACCCAGACCTCCAAGGCAACGGAAGAGATCTCCAGCCAGATCACGGCGATCCAGGACGAGACCGGCCATGCGGCGAGCGCGATTTCCTCGGTGACCGAGATCATCAACAACATGAACGAGATTGCGTCCTCCATTGCCTCATCGGTCGAAGAGCAAGGTGTCGCGACTCAGGAAATCGCGACCAACGCGACGGAAGCCTCGCGCAGCACGGTTGAAGTGACGACCAGCATTGAATCGGTGGCCTCAGCTGCGGAAAACACCAAAGACACGGCCGGCAACGTTGAAGCATCAGCCCAGCAACTAGAGCAGAACGCCGGCATGCTGCGTGATCAAGTGGCGACGTTCTTAAGCGAAGTGCGCAAGCGTTCAGCGGCATAG
- a CDS encoding methyl-accepting chemotaxis protein, whose translation MSFARWPITWKISLPIATILLFTIAICAVSLNSLYSAMFEERISKIENISNSAVAIAKHYHGQEKAGKMSREEAQAAAKAAIGAIRFEGNNYVFVYDYNGINLVHPKTALIGTDMSNFTDKSGLKITQELAKQAKSGGGSVLYHWPRANSEVAIAKYGWGADFSAWNWWMGTGVYMDDLDAAYWNSATVIIALAVFGALIAISIAVFAVRATVRPLTQLTVNMNRLADGETGIQVEGAGRGDEIGQMASAMEIFVRNEAERRDLEVQQNASQEDAARKGAEIQSLSGEFDQQIMEMMGIIDSSVQNLQSASADMTGVAAQTTEQSGFVSNASSQAAHNVETVAAAAEELSASVNEIRRQVQASSEIAAKAANEAQATNQRMNGLSEAAGRIGEVVTLIQAIAEQTNLLALNATIEAARAGEAGKGFAVVASEVKELATQTSKATEEISSQITAIQDETGHAASAISSVTEIINNMNEIASSIASSVEEQGVATQEIATNATEASRSTVEVTTSIESVASAAENTRDTAGNVEASAQQLEQNAGMLRDQVATFLNEVRKRSAA comes from the coding sequence ATGTCCTTTGCTCGCTGGCCCATCACATGGAAGATCAGTCTTCCGATTGCCACTATTTTGCTGTTCACGATTGCGATTTGTGCGGTTAGCCTCAACAGCCTTTACTCGGCCATGTTTGAAGAGCGCATCAGCAAGATTGAAAACATTTCAAACAGTGCTGTTGCCATCGCAAAGCACTATCATGGCCAGGAAAAAGCCGGGAAGATGAGCCGAGAAGAAGCCCAAGCTGCAGCCAAAGCAGCGATTGGTGCAATCCGGTTCGAAGGCAACAACTATGTTTTTGTCTATGATTACAACGGTATCAATTTGGTTCATCCAAAAACCGCGCTTATCGGTACGGACATGTCGAACTTCACCGATAAAAGCGGATTGAAAATCACTCAGGAGCTGGCGAAACAAGCAAAGTCTGGCGGCGGTTCCGTTCTGTATCACTGGCCACGGGCAAACAGCGAAGTTGCTATCGCAAAATACGGCTGGGGCGCTGATTTTTCTGCCTGGAACTGGTGGATGGGAACCGGCGTTTATATGGATGATCTCGATGCGGCGTACTGGAACTCTGCAACCGTTATCATTGCGCTTGCTGTTTTTGGCGCCTTGATTGCGATTTCAATCGCAGTGTTTGCGGTGCGTGCAACGGTTCGTCCGCTCACACAGCTGACAGTTAACATGAACCGCCTGGCGGACGGTGAAACTGGTATCCAGGTTGAAGGCGCTGGCCGGGGCGACGAGATTGGCCAGATGGCGTCCGCAATGGAGATTTTCGTTCGGAACGAAGCCGAACGCCGGGACCTGGAAGTTCAGCAGAACGCCAGCCAGGAAGACGCAGCCCGCAAAGGCGCGGAAATCCAGAGCCTGAGTGGCGAGTTTGATCAGCAGATCATGGAGATGATGGGCATCATCGACAGTTCCGTTCAGAACCTGCAGTCAGCCTCAGCCGACATGACCGGTGTTGCAGCTCAAACAACCGAGCAAAGCGGATTTGTTTCCAACGCCTCTTCCCAGGCGGCTCATAACGTGGAAACGGTGGCGGCTGCGGCAGAAGAACTGTCGGCGTCTGTCAATGAAATCCGCCGCCAGGTGCAGGCCTCCAGTGAGATCGCAGCGAAAGCTGCCAATGAGGCCCAGGCGACCAACCAGCGCATGAATGGCCTGTCGGAAGCTGCGGGCCGGATCGGCGAGGTTGTCACGCTCATTCAAGCCATTGCCGAGCAGACCAACTTGTTGGCACTGAATGCAACCATTGAGGCCGCCCGTGCCGGCGAAGCGGGCAAAGGTTTCGCAGTTGTTGCATCGGAAGTGAAGGAACTGGCGACTCAGACCTCCAAGGCAACGGAAGAGATTTCTAGCCAGATCACGGCGATCCAGGACGAGACCGGCCATGCGGCGAGCGCGATTTCCTCGGTGACCGAGATCATCAACAACATGAACGAGATTGCGTCCTCCATTGCCTCATCGGTCGAAGAGCAAGGTGTCGCGACTCAGGAAATCGCGACCAACGCGACAGAAGCCTCGCGCAGCACGGTTGAAGTGACAACCAGCATTGAATCAGTGGCGTCTGCGGCGGAAAATACTCGCGATACGGCTGGCAACGTTGAAGCGTCGGCCCAGCAGCTGGAGCAGAACGCTGGTATGCTGCGTGATCAGGTTGCGACGTTCTTGAACGAAGTGCGCAAGCGTTCGGCTGCTTAA
- a CDS encoding ActR/PrrA/RegA family redox response regulator transcription factor → MTDPTASLDTIEDKSLLIVDDDKPFQQRLARAMEKRGFITETADGLQDAVVKISQKVPAFAIVDMRLEDGNGLDVIQQIRARRPDSRAIILTGYGNIATAVTAVKMGAIDYLAKPADPDDIVAALARKPEEKAEPPENPMSADRVRWEHIQRVYELCDRNVSETARRLNMHRRTLQRILAKRAPR, encoded by the coding sequence ATGACAGATCCGACTGCTTCGCTTGATACTATAGAGGACAAGAGCCTCCTTATTGTCGACGATGACAAGCCTTTTCAGCAACGCCTGGCACGGGCTATGGAAAAACGCGGATTTATTACTGAAACGGCCGACGGCTTGCAGGACGCAGTGGTCAAGATCAGCCAGAAAGTACCGGCGTTTGCAATCGTCGATATGCGGCTGGAAGATGGCAATGGCCTGGATGTAATTCAGCAAATCCGGGCCCGCAGACCGGACTCGCGGGCAATAATCTTGACTGGTTATGGCAACATCGCAACTGCGGTCACAGCGGTTAAAATGGGCGCTATCGATTATTTGGCAAAGCCCGCCGATCCTGATGATATTGTTGCCGCACTCGCCCGCAAGCCGGAGGAAAAAGCCGAGCCGCCGGAAAATCCCATGTCGGCCGACCGGGTGCGCTGGGAACATATTCAGCGGGTGTATGAGCTGTGTGACCGCAATGTTTCCGAAACGGCACGCCGTCTAAACATGCATCGGCGGACCTTGCAGCGTATTCTGGCAAAACGTGCGCCCCGCTAA
- a CDS encoding ActS/PrrB/RegB family redox-sensitive histidine kinase, translated as MADDPASTIILPHRRLKLDTLVRLRWLAIGGQSIALLVVHVGLGYPLPAGPAFALVALSAWLNIFLKIRAPAVTRLSERGALFQLGYDILQMSGLLYLTGGLGNPFAFLLMAPVMVSAAGLSARHTMLLGALATICASILAVYHLPLPWLVGEDFRLPVVYSVGIWVALVLTLGFMAIYAFRVANEARQMADALAATELVLAREQHLNALDGLATAAAHELGTPLATIYLVAKELSDEFEEKDPRGEDVELIRSQAERCRTILKRLTSLSSDEDKTYQSMPVSQLLEEVIDPHRGTGLLIHTVLDGRGQEPIGTRNAAIRYGLGNLLENAIDFAKSSVTVSADWDDKMLNITIEDDGPGFAQEVLGKIGDPYVSVRSGKSGSGSTGGGLGLGIFIAKTLLERTGARVQLENRTPAHSGAHIRISWPRETYENHPAVDEMAISDHNHTK; from the coding sequence ATGGCTGACGATCCCGCTTCTACTATCATTTTGCCGCACCGGCGCTTGAAACTCGATACCCTGGTCCGTCTTCGCTGGCTTGCCATCGGCGGACAGAGCATCGCCTTGCTGGTGGTGCACGTTGGGCTCGGTTATCCGTTGCCTGCAGGTCCTGCGTTTGCACTGGTAGCATTGTCTGCCTGGCTCAACATTTTCTTGAAGATCCGGGCTCCGGCGGTCACCAGACTATCGGAACGGGGGGCGCTTTTTCAGCTGGGTTACGACATTCTGCAAATGAGTGGCCTCTTGTATCTGACCGGCGGCCTGGGCAATCCGTTTGCGTTTTTGTTGATGGCCCCGGTGATGGTATCTGCCGCCGGCCTTTCGGCCCGCCACACAATGTTGCTTGGCGCGCTGGCGACAATTTGCGCAAGCATTTTGGCGGTCTATCATTTACCCCTTCCCTGGCTTGTTGGTGAAGACTTCCGATTGCCGGTGGTCTACTCGGTTGGCATCTGGGTGGCCTTGGTTCTGACCCTTGGTTTTATGGCGATTTATGCCTTCCGAGTTGCAAATGAAGCCCGGCAGATGGCCGATGCGCTGGCCGCAACGGAGTTGGTTCTGGCACGCGAACAGCATCTCAATGCGCTGGATGGATTGGCGACAGCCGCAGCTCATGAACTTGGAACACCGCTTGCGACGATCTATTTGGTCGCCAAGGAACTCTCCGATGAATTTGAGGAGAAGGATCCGCGCGGCGAGGACGTTGAATTGATCCGCTCGCAGGCTGAACGGTGCCGCACAATCCTGAAAAGGCTCACCAGTCTGTCGAGTGATGAGGATAAAACCTATCAAAGTATGCCGGTGTCTCAGCTTCTGGAAGAAGTGATCGATCCTCACCGCGGAACAGGCTTGCTTATTCATACGGTTCTGGACGGCAGGGGCCAAGAGCCGATCGGAACCCGGAATGCCGCCATTCGCTATGGTCTTGGCAACTTGCTTGAAAATGCCATCGATTTCGCTAAATCCAGTGTTACGGTATCGGCTGATTGGGATGATAAGATGCTCAACATCACGATCGAGGATGATGGTCCCGGATTCGCTCAGGAAGTTCTGGGAAAAATCGGCGACCCTTATGTCTCAGTCCGGAGCGGAAAATCGGGCAGTGGCAGTACGGGTGGAGGCCTTGGGCTCGGCATATTCATTGCCAAAACATTGCTGGAACGAACCGGCGCACGGGTGCAGTTGGAAAACCGCACTCCGGCCCACAGCGGCGCTCATATCCGCATCAGTTGGCCGCGCGAGACCTATGAAAATCATCCGGCAGTAGACGAAATGGCGATTTCGGACCATAACCACACGAAATAG
- the secB gene encoding protein-export chaperone SecB, with product MTDTNDGGAAPQAEGADAAPGMNILGQYIKDLSFENPNAPRSLIQGDQPKLDINVNVGAQQVGDDQFEVSLTLSAKAERPDMVLFNVELVYAGLFKITGVPEDHMHPFVMIECPRMIFPFARNIMSEATRNGGFPPLMLDPIDFAQLYRQNMEQQAAAQGAGEQKPN from the coding sequence ATGACCGACACCAATGACGGCGGCGCAGCCCCGCAGGCGGAAGGCGCCGATGCTGCACCGGGCATGAACATCCTTGGCCAGTACATCAAGGATCTTTCGTTTGAAAACCCGAATGCACCGCGCTCCCTGATCCAGGGCGACCAGCCGAAACTCGACATTAACGTGAATGTCGGCGCTCAACAGGTCGGCGATGATCAATTCGAAGTTTCGCTGACATTGTCAGCCAAAGCTGAACGTCCGGATATGGTATTGTTCAACGTCGAACTGGTCTATGCAGGTCTCTTCAAGATCACTGGTGTGCCGGAAGACCATATGCATCCGTTCGTTATGATCGAATGCCCACGCATGATCTTCCCATTCGCACGCAACATCATGTCGGAAGCAACGCGCAACGGTGGTTTCCCGCCGCTGATGCTCGACCCAATCGACTTCGCCCAGCTGTACCGCCAGAACATGGAACAGCAAGCAGCGGCGCAAGGCGCTGGCGAGCAGAAGCCGAACTAA